Genomic DNA from Leptotrichia sp. oral taxon 215 str. W9775:
AAATAAAAATATATTCACCAATCAATGATGAAGAGCTTGGAAGTGTTCCGTCAATGACAAGGGAAGAAGTTGACTATGCAATGGAAACAGCTAAAATTGCCCTTGGTGGTTGGAGAAGTCTGGCTGTAGTTGAAAGAGCAAAATATTTGTATAAAGCTGCAGAAATTTTAGAAAGAGACAAGGAAATAATAGGAACTGTACTTGCAAAAGAAGTTTCAAAAGGAATAAAGGCTGCAATTAGTGAGGTTGTAAGAACAGCAGATCTTATAAGATATTCAGCTGAAGAAGGACTTAGATCTGTGGGAGAAATTGTAGAAGGTGGAAGTTTTGAAGCAGCAAGTAAAAGAAAAGTGGCAATGGTAAGAAAAGAACCTATGGGACTTGTACTTGCAATAGCACCTTTCAACTATCCTGTAAACCTTTCTGCATCAAAAATAGCTCCGGCATTGATAGGAGGGAATGTAGTTTTATTTAAGCCACCTACACAGGGAGCTATTAGTGGGCTGTTACTTGTAAAGGCTTTTCATGAGGCAGGTATACCTGCAGGAGTTATAAATACAGTAACAGGAAAAGGTTCTGAAATAGGAGATTATCTGATTGCCCATCCATTAGTTGATTTTATAAACTTTACAGGAAGTACTCCAGTTGGAAAGAGAATAGGAGAGCTTGCGGGAATGCGTCCTATATTGCTTGAATTGGGAGGAAAAGACGGAGCAATAGTTTCAGATGATGCTGATCTTGAAAAGGCGGCAAAGGATATAGTAAGTGGAGCATTCAGCTATTCAGGACAGAGATGTACTGCAATAAAGAGAGTTCTTGTAATGGAAAGTGTTGCAGATAAGCTGGCTGGACTGATAAAAGCTGAAGTTGAAAAGCTTACTGTAGGAGATCCGTTTGAAAATGCTGACATTACCCCGTTAATAGATAACAGGGCAGCAGACTTTATAGAAGGACTTATAGAAGATGCACAGGAAAAAGGTGCAAAAGCATTAACTCAAATAAAGAGGGAAAAAAATCTTCTATGGCCTGTGCTGTTTGATCATGTGACACTTGATATGAGAATAGCATGGGAAGAACCTTTTGGTCCAGTTTTACCATTAATAAGAATAAAATCTCTGGATGAAGCTATTGAAATATGTAACGGTTCCGAATATGGACTACAGACATCGGTATTTACTAAAAATATAGTTCAGGCTTTTGATATAGCAGGAAAACTGGAAGTTGGAACAGTTCAAATAAATAATAAAACTCAAAGAGGTCCTGATAATTTTCCATTTTTAGGAATAAAAGGTTCAGGAGT
This window encodes:
- a CDS encoding NADP-dependent glyceraldehyde-3-phosphate dehydrogenase encodes the protein MKYKNLVNGEWKESEKEIKIYSPINDEELGSVPSMTREEVDYAMETAKIALGGWRSLAVVERAKYLYKAAEILERDKEIIGTVLAKEVSKGIKAAISEVVRTADLIRYSAEEGLRSVGEIVEGGSFEAASKRKVAMVRKEPMGLVLAIAPFNYPVNLSASKIAPALIGGNVVLFKPPTQGAISGLLLVKAFHEAGIPAGVINTVTGKGSEIGDYLIAHPLVDFINFTGSTPVGKRIGELAGMRPILLELGGKDGAIVSDDADLEKAAKDIVSGAFSYSGQRCTAIKRVLVMESVADKLAGLIKAEVEKLTVGDPFENADITPLIDNRAADFIEGLIEDAQEKGAKALTQIKREKNLLWPVLFDHVTLDMRIAWEEPFGPVLPLIRIKSLDEAIEICNGSEYGLQTSVFTKNIVQAFDIAGKLEVGTVQINNKTQRGPDNFPFLGIKGSGVGVQGIKYSIESMTKIKSIVIDL